A segment of the Anopheles cruzii chromosome 2, idAnoCruzAS_RS32_06, whole genome shotgun sequence genome:
AACTATCACCAAGAAAAGGGTGGAACagattttatatttatattataATGCTATCTAAGCCCCTGTGTTTACTTCGGGCATAATTTATCAAAGCAAGTTATCGCGCTCGCAcagcaataaaaaatatatatcaTTTTGACGGCTTGAAAGCATTTATGTTTTATCGTTATAATTctacattttcacaatcctaCCTCGCCAAAACTACCAGATAACCGTAGCTGCTTTGTGGACGGCTTAAGTTTTTATAAcaaaaatataatgaaatcgaATAAACCGTTGTTGTTCCAAGTTTATTGCAACATTTCCTTTTCAGTTAATTCTAAACAAAtgtactgttttttttttcatttttttacacAAGATTTTTACCGACGAAAGAAATAATTCTCTTCTCGTTTAGTCGTTATCATGATTTTGCGCCGTGTTTACGGGAATCTatctgcggtgccacacggcacgaaacaacggatataacagcctcctaccgcgacaattttgacagtaaagccATCGCTTtactgtgccgtgccgtgtggcaccgcagtatGGATCGGTAAATTTGAAACCAAGTTGAGCGTTTCAACACGAGTAGTATAAACACAGGGCGTTGTTTATGTCAGTTGCGGCACAAGAAATCTGTCAAAATTTCAATCGAATCAACCCTCGTCGCGTTGGGAAGGGGGAGGGGGAGTCATTCGTCGCATGTTTCTTGCTGTCGTTAAATAATCAGCTCTCAAGCGACCAGCAACAACTTCCGTGGCGGCTTTCGTTGGCTCTCCGCTTTCACCTAGATAACGGGCTTAAGCAATTAGCGATTAACCATGGAGGTAAGCTTTGCAACCCAGCATTATGCGTTTTGTATCCCATCTTTACTTGCTCGTTCCTGATTTTAGATTGAAATTCTGGACGCAAAATCATCGAAATCATTGGGAAAATGCCGTGCCTCGGGTCCCGATGCCACGCTTCAGTCCCTGAAGGATGATGTGCAAAAGCTGAAATCATCACTAACCGTGCATCGTCAGTCGTTTCGCTTGGAGCCGCGAGGCAAAGCACTAAAGGAAAGTGAAACGCTCAAGTCGCTCGGTGTGACTTCCGGAAGCAAGCTGTACGTACGGGACCTGGGACCCCAGATCAGCTGGAAAGGTGTTTTCCTAGCAGAGTACGCCGGGCCAATTCTCGTGTATCTCATCTTCTACCAGCGCCCATCGCTGATTTATTCGAACGCTGATCTTCCAATGACCACAACGGCCAGGTAAAGAAACTAAAACGATGACATTCGAAGTGAATTAAAGTGAAGCGAACCTCGCTACGCAACGGCCTGGGTGGCGTGCCTGTGGtaatgattaatttatgcacATACATTGCCGTGTGCAGCATGACATTTCGTGAACTCGTGTGAACTCCTCGGAATTCGACGACTTTCTCGGCacatttttgttaaaattttaGCAAACCTTGACCCTCAAGGCTTTGGTTTCAAACGCACCaagtttcccttttttcacgTTCAGCTGGAGATCATTAAAACTTCGGTTTATTGCTACGTCATTCAGCATGCCGCAGCGGGATTTGAGCTAGGAACAAACACTCCATTACTGTGAGAAAAACAACACTTCTTCGCATAGATAAATGCCTTGAGCCTTACAGTATTTACCGATTCGTTTATTCGTCAATCCGTGACGCGCAAGAAACTTGTTTCTTTTCTAACGGTGACGTAAGCAAACTGCTTGCGTGCTGCTTGCCGTTCGGTGTACTTGCGGCTTTTGAGGTTCAAGGTTAAAAAATGCTTGTAAAACCGTTTGACAAATGCAGCAAGCTAGTTGTCTTAAtccttgtttatttttattctagCCTTTTTGATCCTTTCCTTAAGCGACCTTGTAGCCTAGACAGTTAAGCGACAATAGTTTTCCTCAATATTGTCTTTTAATGCAAAAGACAAACTATTTGTTCTATTCAAGAATAGTATCGAAAATATGTTCTAACTTTCATTTACACTTTTCCCGTTACCAACAGTATTGCAGCAGCCTGCTGGGTCGCCCATTACGCTAAACGGCTGCTGGAAACGTTGTTCGTGCATCGTTTCTCGCACGCTACGATGCCGTTGAGAAATCTCTTTAAAAACTGTTCCTACTACTGGGCGTTCGCGGGTTATGTTGCTTACCACGTGAATCATCCGAGGTTCACGGAACCTTGCCAAGCAATGGTTTACGCTGGATTGGCAACCTTTGTGGTAAGTAGCCCAACAGGCACGACGATTTGATCCAAAGAATTCATAAGGGAACTTCCGTTTGCAGGTTAGTGAGCTGGGCAACTTTTCCATTCACATGTTGCTTCGAAACCTGCGGCCTGCTGGTTCCAATGTGAGAAAGATTCCCGTTCCGGATAGTAACCCATTGACACAGTTGTACAAGTAAGTCTCACCTTTTTGATGCCGTTGTAAGAAACTCCTCCCGTTTGTTTATTGTCTTTATGATACTCGTTTTTACATAGCTTCGTCTCTTGCCCAAACTACACTTACGAGTTTCTGTCCTGGGTCGGATTCACCGTGATGACCTCCTGCATACCGGCCGGACTATTTGCGGCAGCCGGCATGTACCAGATGACCGTGTGGGCTCTCGGCAAGCATCGCAACTACAAGAAAGAGTTCAAAGACTACCCGAAAACGCGCAAAGCAATCGTTCCCTTTTTACTGTAAGGGATTGGAAAGGCAGCAacttttcgtattttttttgtggctgcACTACAAATCGTCTAGCAACCCTTTGTTGCTAAGACAAATTTCGTAGTCTAAGGGCCAAGGGCCAAGGGTACGCTTTCGTTTAAGTGTGGCTCTCgctttttcatctttttcttttatttcgagGATAGGGTGGTGCGTTGATGATTTGTGTTTCAAACTAGCTAAAGCATTTGTGACGAAGTGCGTTGTCCATTTCAAGGACACATCCATTTCAACTAGATAGTTGTAAGGTGCAAGGTGTAGTTGATTTCAAAGTGTCGTCATCGTTATTTATTGAGCGAAATAACCGAAAGCATTACAACGGTAAACCCAAACCACGATCATTCctattttcgtttttgaatGGTGTAGGACTTACAATGTGTGCGACCAAATACGCAGACAAATGCGACACAATTTACATTTCCTTTGGTGTTGatgcaaataataattaataaactCCAATTAAATTTTTGTGAAATATCGTTTTTTACAGTACTTAATTACTAAATTATGCATTTGCAGAGCGCTTTCAACAGCGTGAATGCCAGATGGCCTTTTCTGGGAAATTTctttcaaacaaataaacactTTCGAAATCCATCCCACTTTGTATTAGTAAAAACTCATTATATTATGTTCGTTAGATAAGATAACATATCTTTGCTGGGAAAACACCGCAACACAAGACGCTTTCTACTCTTATCAAAATGGCTGTTAATGCGTAAAGTGTCACTTTCACTGCGTCCTCGTTGCTAGCAAGGAAAAAATACTTTTATCTTGTTCATCATTTCATCTTCGAATGGTAAGTAATTTACCGCGGTAAACATTACATTGTTTTGGCTCCTCGAGAGCTTGCTTACCGAATAGCAACATAGTCTGGCGACTCTCACCACTGAACGCTCAAGTCACATGTTCTCAAATGACTGCCGTAGCCCGTGCCTGAACCGCATTGATGCTCATTTAAAACCACATTGAAAGCGTTTGctacgcccccccccccctttccaaatacacacacaggaaaatatcaataaaatttaaaacgattTAAGCGTAAATTACTACAAAAGCACAATAGTTAGCCTGCGTATTAGATTGCCATCTCAAAATTCGATAGCGTAGCAAGTATTGTTTAAAAGCATcggaataataaaatgtttgtcaAATAGGTTGAACTGGACTAACTGGAGGTATGGTTGGAACCCCAGGCTTTCAGTAGGGCGAGCGTTTTGTTCAAATGGACGCACCATTCATCCCGTTCCTCCTTCGAATCGGCCGACAAAAGGTATCTGGGGAgtaaaacggaacaaaaatgGGTACTTAATAAAACGACAAGACAACAGATCCTGCAGATTATTAGTACCTTTCGATGGTTGTTTTGCCGCGGCGTACAATCTTCAGCGAATCCACATCATCCTCGCGCGCCGGTCGCGGAAACTCCAGCATTAGTGTATTGAGGCGCGAGCAAATGTCCCTGGGCGCCACGGTCACTCGCCGCTCCGTAGAGCAACCCTGCAGGTCAATGCTTCCGATCGGTGCCTTGCGACGCTCATCATCCGGGTACTTCCAGTAGTTGATCGTATGACGCTGCAATCGACACCACCTCCGATGCCAAGCCCCGAGTCCCGAAACGTCTTCGTACATGGTGAGAAATCCGTGATAATCGACCGTAACAGCTAGCTCGCAGTTCACTCGCATGTTCACTATGCCCTCCAGTGGGCTGGCACAGCCGGAAATTGGATTAAGCGTCCAACTGGTGCGCTGAATTTCCTTCAGCGAGAAAATGATGAACCCATACAGGGCCAGCGAAGGCGAACGGACTGCTTGAGGACCTGCCGGTGACTGCACGGGGGGCATGATCAACCGTGAATTGCTCTTGACGCCCTTCGGAGTGTGGAGCAAcagttttccttccttcttctttccCATCGCTATATGGTACTTAATTTCGTGCGGAAGAACCTCCCGGGAGGCCGGCATTCCATATATTTCCATCGTTATCTAGATTCGTAAAAGCGAGTGAAACATTTAGCTGAACATggctcgttgttgttggttcgaGGCTCAAGTACGTACCTTAAAATCGGCAAACACATTGCTTAACTGCAGCACATCGGGAAATCGAACCGATAGCAGTCCCGGTAGCGTTGGTGCCGTTTGCGTGGCCAAAACCGTTTCATTGTACTTCAGCAGACAAACCAAATTGTGGCCACTGATCTGATCTGCACCGAGCTTGCGCATGTACTCTTGCTTAAGAGGCAACGTTATGTCCTTTACTGTTAGGCGACCCTTTTCCATCGGCGCACCGGGCGGTCGTAGACATCCTTCGACGCGCAATCTTTGCACTTCGTCCAAAATAGCCTGCCGACGGTGAGCTGTGCAAGTAAAACAATCATATTGTCATATAAGCACATTGTTGGAATGAATaaagatcgcgatcgcgatcgcgttcctGTTCCTCCGCGGCCTAGCTACAAAAACCAGACCAGGTGTGAGGGCACCAGGCAATTGTCCCGTCGTCGGGAGCAACATATACAAAAAAGAGATATATAGACCTAACAAACGAAAGTCACTAATTGGAGCAGCCCATTTTTTCCAGATCCCAATAGATATCGAAGTTTACTTACTGGCCACGAGCAGGTGACGTTCCCCTTCGGCTGATTCCGTGGAACCAGAAAACTCGATCGTGGCCGCGCACAGGTTAAGCGCTTGACTGGCCTGGGCAATGACCGTTTGCTGTTTACACACCTCGTCCAGCAGCTTTTTGACCTTCTCTTGCACCAAAAACGCACTCTCCTCGGTGGTGCCACTGGTGCTGGTCGACTCTGCCGCGCTCGAAATGCTTTCATCTTCCGAATTATCCGAGTCCGCGGTGTTTGAATCAACCGCATCTGCTTGGAGACCCCCGGAAGCTAGTACTTTCGGTCCCACAGGCGTGCGAGGTACTTTGCGGGGTGTAAGCGcactttgctgttgctgctggcgacgATAGAAGCTCACCGTGTGGACAAGGGTGACCATACTGTCATCACCAGACGGTTTCACCTGCAGttccgaccggaccgggctgctGTAGTCGACGGGATGGGCTGCCCCTGTGCTCTTGCGCGGTGTTTTCGATTTGCGCTTGTCTCCAGCGGTTTTTTCGCTCCGCTCTTCCTCAACGATAGGCGCACAGCGTCCACCTTGGTTCGAAGGTTTCTGGTACGAAAAACTATTTGACGAAACCGACGATTTGCGCTGTAATGGGGTACGAAACGAACGGAATGGCGTCACAAAATGTAAGGTATACGTAAACTTAGTTTATGAACAACAATGGttgatgaaattttgttaAAATAGAACCATGCCAAATATACTAGGTTCCGGTgttaaaaaagaagaaaagttcGTAGAAAAGTTCCGGTGTTAAATACACATGAAATATGAtataaaagaaattaattaactaGCAAATATATGTTGTTTAGCAAGAATACATACATACACAACAGGACAGATTAGTAAGGGACCCCAAATCCAGCACGAAAGAGTTTTAATCGAACAACACCTGCCCACGGTTATCTACCAAACTAAGTTCTTACAGGTGTATCGAATGCTTCACTGTCCTCGTCGCCTTCCTTAACGAACGCTTCCTCGAGACAGGCATCGAGGAAATCACTGTCCTCCAGCACGCCCGAACTAACGCTTACGGTACTATTGCTATGGTCGTGCGTTGGGCTTTGTTGCCTAGAACCAGCGGCTGGTTCTCGGGCACGATTCTGCTACAATCGATCGTGGGACGAAAGTGAGCGAAAAAGGTGCAATTTAAAAAGGGTAATATTCTAACCATTGGCAAAGCGAACCTAGAAATACAACTATTTCTTTTAAATACTTCCAAACGTTTATTAGAAAGCTACAAACTTGTGTGGCTAAGGGAAAGCAATCTCAAATGGCCATTAACCTAGTCATCCTACCTTCCCTTCCTGGCTCTGGCGGCGACCACGATGATGCTGGCTAGATCGTCTATCATTCATTTGGACGGCCTGAAGAATTTCACGCCCCAAGCTGACGTTGGCCATGTTGatttcgtcatcatcgtccgaGTACATGAAACTAAAATGGGACACAAACATTATCGGCATAAATCAGTATTGAAAACGACAGATCATACGTTCATGAGTTACACAGATAGTCGTCCATTGCCCAATGAATGAAGAGcgagtttatttttattttcaagcAATTAGTTCCAGACATTTTCACCGGTTTCTATGAAATTTTATACAACAGAGACCCCCTCGTTTTGAAATGCTGTTAGTACATAGTGATCGATAGTATTCAGATGTTTGAAATGAGCACATTTAACCTGATCTATTTGACACCCTTAAGTGCCATTAGTCCCAACTATTCCCATGGAATAAGCAAACCTTTCAGAGGCACATATCTACTGGAGAGGCactttttttatataaaatgAACGAGATATTATgtgtgaaatgaaatgttcAATCAGCAGTGTTTGAACGTTTAAATTAGTTACGGTTCCCTCCACTGTAACAAAAGTACCGGTTAGCGTTGGGTTAAATGTtagcgcagcagcaacattgtAATAAAGCAACAACAAATTCATCCCACCTGTCGTCATCCTCATCAATCTCGTACCGGGCGTCTTCGTGTCGCCGATCGTCATCCTCATCGTCGTATTCCTGTTGGTCGCTGTGCTGCTCCTCGCCATCGCTACTATGGCACGTCCGGAAAGCACGGTCGGACGATTCCGATCCAGATACCGTAGCCGTGGTGTAGTCGTCCCCAGGACCAGCCTCATCGCCCGACTCGGTGGCCGTCGTTTCGATGTCGCTTAGGGCGGGATACATGCGGCCTTCCTTCGCGGTCGGTACCACACGGATACGCTTCACATCTTCCAGCGGTGCCATTACGCCTGGACTGTCGTTGGAGCCATCTGAGGTTGTGTGAGGATTAACAAAATAAGGTTCATTGTCAATTATTCTATTTAACAGGGGAATCGGGAGTTTATGCATACCACTACGGCGCTTGATAGCACCTGGCTGGTTGTCCTtcgatttcttcttctttccgcTCGAAGTAAGATAACCCTCCGGAGGCATGGGAGGGGCCGACGGAATCGGCCTGGAATCGTGCATTGCGGCATCCGATGACATATCGACCGGTTTGGTAAATCGATTGAGCAACATATCCAtctcctgctgccgctgtcgaCGAACATCTTCGGCTATTTGGGACTCCGagatggtgctggtgttggtcAACAGCGCAGCAACCGTGTTTCGGATGGCCGATCCGCTGGCCAACGTTTCGGCTTTGGGCGGCACTTTACTGCCACCGTCCGGTTTGGGTGCGTTTCTCTGCGGAGATGGTGGCACTTTCGATTGAGTTATACTCCCGAAACCGGACCCCTGGATGGCGGCACAGGGCCCCGAGGGTTTGTCGTCCTTTTGGCCGGTGATCTGACGGATCGAAGGACTGATTCCGAAGGCGGCTTTTGGTACCAGTGCTGCGCCTTTGTTCTTTTCAAAAATGGCCATTCGCTCCTTAAGCGACATTTCGGCTGGATCTTTTTGaccatttttcaaaatcgATTGCCGTCTTCCCGACGTTTTTTCAAACATTGCCGCACGCCCCGAAACGATACCCCGCGGGGCAGTTTTGCTGGGCTCTGAATTAGATTTCTTCGGTTCGTCCTCTTTTTGCGTAGACGCCGTTTGTTTCGGAACGGTACGTTCGCGGGAATTAGGGCTGTGGCTACTCTCGATCCGTGCCGTACTGGCCGTGGTCGGGGCACGGTAGGTTTCCGACTTTTTGTCCCCTTTGTCCTGTTTATAATCGTACACCATCTTCGGTGCAGACGATTCGCGTCGCTGGAATCCTTGCGATTCCAACGCATCCATTACTTGTTGGTCCCATTTGAGGGTTTTCGGTTGCTGCAATGATTTACCTGGCACCGGTACACTGCCTCCGCTCGTCGGCTTCTGCTGGCTCAATATTGATTTCGGTGGATTAGGTGCCGTGTACTTCTTCGGGGTCGCGCCCGTACCTGAACCAGCCGAGGACGCGGTTTGAGCACTCCTGGGACTTTGGTGACGTTTCGGAGACTTTTCTTTACCCGTCACCAGCGTCTCGCGATGATGCGTGATGTCCGGGTGAGACGTATCGTCCTCCCAGTTGTTGATCGAATCGGCAAGCATAGCCAACTTGGCCAGCTTTGGCTTCGGTTTGGCGCTCTCCCTCACGTCCTCATGGAAACGCCCTTCGGTACGGTGCACCGGTGAGGACAGGTCCTGCGTATCGGAGTACAGCGTACCGAGTCGTTGCAGCTGGTTTCGCGATTGATCGCGTATCAAGCTTTTTGCCTCCGCATTCTCCTTTTCACCATCGCCCATTTCGATTGCACGCACTAGGTTGTGCTCCCACTGCTTCTTCACGCTGCCATCGCTTTCCAGTTCCTTCACGCCAAGATCCACCTGCAGATTGGCGCTGGTTGTGATGTTTATTTCGAGCGCTAGGTCACAATCATCCTGTCCACCAATGTCCAGCGTTGTCGTTCGGCCTCCGTCTGCTGCAACCGTACGGCTCGTCACAGTCGTAGGAGAAGCCGGGGCTCTCGGGGCAGAATGCTTCTTCGACgccggtttctttttcggtgaCGCTCCTACCACCGTTGGCTTCTCTGCATCGTAGTTGAACTCGGACAACGGAAACTTGGAGGTGCTCGTTATGCCAAGAGCTGCAGCTCGTTTTTCGGCACGCTCTAGTATGTTCTAATGTTCACCGTAGAAAGAAACACGTACGAGAGGCACATAAAAAAGGTTCCCTCGTCACCCAAGCTCACTTAGATCGCTGCGGCCATTCCAGAGTCTGCTGCTTACCTGCGTGAAAGGGTCCATTTTCGCATTTCCTGAGCAAACAGTTTTCCTGCAGCACACTTAGCGCAATAAATCGCAATATTTGTAactattaataataataatcacgGCTTGCTTCAACGATATCTATCAAACAAGCCAAACTTTCGACGCGAGCAACGGgtcaccaaccgaccaacagAAGTGCGCTTTGTGTTTGATCGAGGCGTCAGTAGGCTATTGCGGTTTAAAATTGCAACGGTCGCCTTAGTTGCTGTCAAAACTTGTTTTTGCGGTGCGAAGCTTATCGTTTTGGTGGTCTAACCATCGTACTGTTTAAATGTTCCGTTGAATTATTAACTCTGTTATTTTAAATGAATCATTTCTAGTATTATATATTCTCACCTTAtcaaaatttaacaaattgtATCTCTTATGTACTTCCATTTATTCAATAGTGATAATAATCCCGTGAGAATGTTGGCGGTCAATACACGGTAAAATGTCAAACTAAATCTTTTTCACATtgatgttttttatttgtatgtGTACAGATTTGTGCGGATTCCAAACAATGCTCTTAAcaatgcaaaataattcaTGTTTGTGAAATAATATGAAGAATCGATATTCATAAATGCGCTTTGTAAAGTATTCGATCCGGGCGGTCATAACCGAACTGTCGGTGTTGTTTGAAACGTCATCAAGCCCAAACAATGAAACGTCATCCGTTTGGGGAACAGCTCGTGCTTAGCGCCGCGAATTTCATCATCAACGGATACACGCCACGGGTGGAAGGGACAAAGTAGTGTGATACTATCCCTCCCAAAACTTTGCACGAGCTTGCTGGTAACGATCTGCTAGTGCTGGAACGTGCAATTAGTCAGGTAGGACGAGC
Coding sequences within it:
- the LOC128278295 gene encoding anillin-like; translated protein: MDPFTQNILERAEKRAAALGITSTSKFPLSEFNYDAEKPTVVGASPKKKPASKKHSAPRAPASPTTVTSRTVAADGGRTTTLDIGGQDDCDLALEINITTSANLQVDLGVKELESDGSVKKQWEHNLVRAIEMGDGEKENAEAKSLIRDQSRNQLQRLGTLYSDTQDLSSPVHRTEGRFHEDVRESAKPKPKLAKLAMLADSINNWEDDTSHPDITHHRETLVTGKEKSPKRHQSPRSAQTASSAGSGTGATPKKYTAPNPPKSILSQQKPTSGGSVPVPGKSLQQPKTLKWDQQVMDALESQGFQRRESSAPKMVYDYKQDKGDKKSETYRAPTTASTARIESSHSPNSRERTVPKQTASTQKEDEPKKSNSEPSKTAPRGIVSGRAAMFEKTSGRRQSILKNGQKDPAEMSLKERMAIFEKNKGAALVPKAAFGISPSIRQITGQKDDKPSGPCAAIQGSGFGSITQSKVPPSPQRNAPKPDGGSKVPPKAETLASGSAIRNTVAALLTNTSTISESQIAEDVRRQRQQEMDMLLNRFTKPVDMSSDAAMHDSRPIPSAPPMPPEGYLTSSGKKKKSKDNQPGAIKRRSDGSNDSPGVMAPLEDVKRIRVVPTAKEGRMYPALSDIETTATESGDEAGPGDDYTTATVSGSESSDRAFRTCHSSDGEEQHSDQQEYDDEDDDRRHEDARYEIDEDDDSFMYSDDDDEINMANVSLGREILQAVQMNDRRSSQHHRGRRQSQEGKNRAREPAAGSRQQSPTHDHSNSTVSVSSGVLEDSDFLDACLEEAFVKEGDEDSEAFDTPRKSSVSSNSFSYQKPSNQGGRCAPIVEEERSEKTAGDKRKSKTPRKSTGAAHPVDYSSPVRSELQVKPSGDDSMVTLVHTVSFYRRQQQQQSALTPRKVPRTPVGPKVLASGGLQADAVDSNTADSDNSEDESISSAAESTSTSGTTEESAFLVQEKVKKLLDEVCKQQTVIAQASQALNLCAATIEFSGSTESAEGERHLLVATHRRQAILDEVQRLRVEGCLRPPGAPMEKGRLTVKDITLPLKQEYMRKLGADQISGHNLVCLLKYNETVLATQTAPTLPGLLSVRFPDVLQLSNVFADFKITMEIYGMPASREVLPHEIKYHIAMGKKKEGKLLLHTPKGVKSNSRLIMPPVQSPAGPQAVRSPSLALYGFIIFSLKEIQRTSWTLNPISGCASPLEGIVNMRVNCELAVTVDYHGFLTMYEDVSGLGAWHRRWCRLQRHTINYWKYPDDERRKAPIGSIDLQGCSTERRVTVAPRDICSRLNTLMLEFPRPAREDDVDSLKIVRRGKTTIERYLLSADSKEERDEWCVHLNKTLALLKAWGSNHTSS
- the LOC128278032 gene encoding probable very-long-chain enoyl-CoA reductase art-1, whose protein sequence is MEIEILDAKSSKSLGKCRASGPDATLQSLKDDVQKLKSSLTVHRQSFRLEPRGKALKESETLKSLGVTSGSKLYVRDLGPQISWKGVFLAEYAGPILVYLIFYQRPSLIYSNADLPMTTTASIAAACWVAHYAKRLLETLFVHRFSHATMPLRNLFKNCSYYWAFAGYVAYHVNHPRFTEPCQAMVYAGLATFVVSELGNFSIHMLLRNLRPAGSNVRKIPVPDSNPLTQLYNFVSCPNYTYEFLSWVGFTVMTSCIPAGLFAAAGMYQMTVWALGKHRNYKKEFKDYPKTRKAIVPFLL